Proteins encoded in a region of the Rothia mucilaginosa genome:
- a CDS encoding adenylate kinase → MNRLLIVGPPGAGKGTQAVKIAEALKIPAISTGDIFRKNIKEETELGKEAKSYIDSGNLVPDSVTNNMVRARLEESDVVNGFLLDGYPRNTSQVHELDSILEAKGEKIDRVLLLVADNDELVERLLNRAAEQGRTDDNEEVIRHRLKVYEEETAPLIAIYRERGIVKEVNGLGEIAEVTERILDALK, encoded by the coding sequence ATGAACCGTCTGCTCATCGTCGGCCCTCCCGGTGCAGGTAAGGGCACCCAGGCCGTCAAGATCGCTGAAGCGCTGAAGATTCCCGCGATTTCCACCGGTGATATCTTCCGCAAGAACATCAAGGAAGAGACCGAGCTGGGCAAGGAAGCGAAGTCGTACATCGACTCCGGCAACCTGGTTCCCGACTCCGTCACCAACAACATGGTGCGCGCACGCCTGGAGGAAAGCGACGTCGTCAACGGCTTCCTGCTCGATGGCTACCCCCGCAACACCTCCCAGGTGCACGAGCTGGACTCCATCCTCGAAGCCAAGGGCGAGAAGATCGACCGCGTTCTCCTGCTGGTTGCAGACAACGACGAGCTCGTCGAGCGTCTGCTCAACCGCGCAGCAGAGCAGGGTCGTACCGATGACAACGAAGAGGTCATCCGTCACCGCCTGAAAGTCTACGAAGAAGAGACCGCACCGCTGATCGCAATCTACCGCGAACGCGGCATCGTCAAGGAAGTTAACGGCCTCGGCGAGATTGCTGAAGTCACCGAGCGCATCCTCGACGCTCTGAAGTAA
- the rplQ gene encoding 50S ribosomal protein L17 yields the protein MPTPTKGPRLGGSPTHERHMLNNLSAQLFQHKRITTTLTKAKRLRPVAERFITFGKKGDLAARRRVLRSITDKSVVHELFTVIAPAMAERPGGYTRIIKIGNRKGDNAPMAVIELVMEPVATKGAVAEATKVAEKAAEAPKAEAAEGLPAGSHAPLESGEAPEGFEVKGNADSMKYHVPGSRWYSSTKAEIWFDSAESAEAAGYAPAGGAAAQKVSE from the coding sequence ATGCCTACTCCCACTAAGGGTCCCCGCCTCGGCGGTTCCCCGACCCACGAGCGCCACATGCTCAACAACCTGTCGGCGCAGCTGTTCCAGCACAAGCGCATCACCACCACCCTGACCAAGGCAAAGCGCCTGCGTCCGGTGGCAGAGCGCTTCATCACCTTCGGTAAGAAGGGCGACCTGGCTGCTCGCCGTCGCGTGCTGCGTTCCATCACCGACAAGTCCGTCGTGCACGAGCTCTTCACCGTTATTGCTCCGGCAATGGCAGAGCGCCCCGGTGGTTACACCCGCATCATCAAGATCGGTAACCGTAAGGGTGACAACGCTCCCATGGCAGTCATCGAGCTCGTCATGGAGCCCGTTGCAACCAAGGGTGCAGTTGCTGAGGCAACCAAGGTTGCTGAGAAGGCAGCTGAGGCTCCCAAGGCTGAAGCAGCTGAGGGCCTGCCCGCAGGTTCCCACGCACCCCTGGAGTCCGGCGAGGCTCCCGAGGGCTTCGAGGTTAAGGGTAACGCCGATTCCATGAAGTACCACGTGCCCGGTTCCCGCTGGTACTCCAGCACCAAGGCTGAAATCTGGTTCGACTCCGCTGAGTCGGCAGAGGCTGCAGGTTACGCCCCCGCAGGTGGCGCAGCAGCACAGAAGGTTTCCGAGTAA
- the rpsK gene encoding 30S ribosomal protein S11 encodes MPPKTRAAAARKTNRRKVSKNIVAGQAHIKSTFNNTIVSITDPTGAVISWSSAGDMGFKGSRKSTPYAAQLAAEAAANRAKEHGVRKVDVFVKGPGSGRETAIRSLQAAGLEVGSIQDVTPVAHNGCRPPKRRRV; translated from the coding sequence ATGCCTCCCAAGACTCGCGCTGCGGCAGCTCGTAAGACCAACCGCCGCAAGGTTAGCAAGAACATCGTTGCTGGTCAGGCTCACATCAAGTCGACCTTCAACAACACCATCGTCTCCATCACCGATCCCACCGGTGCAGTGATCTCCTGGTCCTCCGCTGGCGACATGGGCTTCAAGGGCTCCCGTAAGTCCACCCCCTACGCCGCACAGCTGGCTGCTGAGGCTGCTGCAAACCGCGCCAAGGAGCACGGCGTCCGCAAGGTTGACGTGTTCGTCAAGGGCCCCGGTTCCGGTCGCGAAACCGCAATCCGCTCCCTGCAGGCTGCAGGCCTCGAGGTCGGTTCGATCCAGGACGTTACCCCCGTTGCACACAACGGTTGCCGTCCCCCGAAGCGCCGCCGCGTCTAA
- the infA gene encoding translation initiation factor IF-1 gives MAKKDGVIEIEGSVVEALPNAMFRVELDNGHKVLAHISGKMRQHYIRILPEDRVVVELSPYDLSRGRIVYRYK, from the coding sequence ATGGCTAAGAAAGACGGCGTCATCGAGATTGAAGGCTCTGTGGTTGAAGCTCTGCCCAACGCGATGTTCCGTGTTGAGCTGGATAACGGCCACAAGGTTCTCGCACACATCTCGGGCAAGATGCGTCAGCACTACATTCGCATCCTGCCTGAGGACCGAGTAGTAGTGGAACTGAGCCCCTACGACCTTTCCCGAGGTCGTATCGTCTACCGTTACAAGTAA
- the map gene encoding type I methionyl aminopeptidase encodes MARVEIKTNAQLQQMARAGVITSRALDAAVAAARPGATTAEVNAAFERTMLELGGTSNFYGYYDYPATVCTSVNHEVVHGIPGDYVLKDGDILSIDGGAYVIDPATNRQWHGDSARTVLVGDNVSEARAELSAVTREAMWHGIAALATAKKVGEIGLAIEAYVTEEYGDKYGIIEDYVGHGIGSQMHMAPDVLNYAVRDMGPKIKPGMAFAIEPMLVTGSIETKVLSDDWTVVTVDGSDACQWEHSVAVHSEGIWVLTAEDGGASELARFGVTPVPIPA; translated from the coding sequence ATGGCACGAGTCGAAATCAAAACCAATGCACAGCTTCAGCAGATGGCTCGTGCAGGCGTCATCACCAGCCGCGCGCTCGATGCGGCAGTGGCGGCAGCTCGCCCCGGCGCAACCACCGCAGAGGTGAACGCCGCTTTTGAACGCACCATGCTGGAACTGGGTGGCACCTCCAACTTCTACGGCTACTACGACTACCCGGCAACCGTATGCACCTCCGTCAACCATGAGGTCGTTCACGGCATCCCCGGCGACTACGTGCTCAAGGACGGCGACATCCTTTCTATCGACGGTGGCGCATACGTTATCGACCCCGCAACCAACCGCCAGTGGCACGGCGACTCGGCACGTACTGTGCTGGTCGGTGACAATGTGAGCGAAGCACGCGCAGAGCTCTCCGCCGTCACTCGCGAAGCAATGTGGCACGGCATCGCCGCTCTGGCAACCGCAAAGAAGGTCGGCGAAATCGGCCTTGCCATCGAAGCATATGTGACCGAAGAATACGGCGATAAGTACGGCATTATTGAAGACTACGTGGGCCACGGCATCGGTTCCCAGATGCATATGGCACCGGACGTACTGAACTACGCAGTGCGTGACATGGGGCCGAAGATCAAGCCCGGCATGGCTTTCGCTATTGAGCCGATGCTTGTGACTGGTTCCATCGAGACCAAGGTGCTCTCCGACGACTGGACCGTTGTAACCGTTGACGGCTCCGATGCCTGCCAGTGGGAGCACTCCGTTGCTGTGCATAGCGAAGGTATCTGGGTCCTGACTGCAGAAGACGGTGGTGCAAGCGAACTTGCTCGCTTTGGCGTAACCCCGGTTCCGATCCCCGCCTAA
- the truA gene encoding tRNA pseudouridine(38-40) synthase TruA: MHNATSLENYEEQPFTATHRVRIDCAYDGSLFSGWAAQPNLVTVQGVIENALELILRAPHRVVVAGRTDAGVHAEAQTLHCDLSDEDWTRLQGRTGEDDPTAALGRRLTGALQRCLYDAEEQLNLPKNVRGILQGAIQIHRVSEVPFDFDARFSATGRRYVYRIADGAADGLNPLHRTYTWAVPEHLDCADLNESAQQLLGLRDFLSFCKPREGATTIRELRELSFTRIESGLIEVRVVADAFCHHMVRSLVGALVLYGTGKRDAAWLRERIENPGREASLTLAPPHALALAEIYYPASELYGVQAERARAKREDHEAQSA; this comes from the coding sequence ATGCATAACGCTACTTCTTTAGAGAATTACGAAGAGCAGCCCTTCACCGCTACGCACCGCGTGCGAATTGATTGTGCTTACGACGGTTCTCTTTTCAGCGGGTGGGCAGCCCAGCCGAACCTGGTCACCGTGCAGGGAGTTATCGAGAACGCCCTCGAGCTGATTCTGCGGGCGCCTCACCGTGTGGTGGTTGCGGGTCGAACGGATGCGGGAGTCCACGCAGAAGCCCAAACCTTGCACTGCGATCTGAGTGATGAGGACTGGACTCGCCTGCAGGGGCGAACGGGGGAAGATGACCCGACGGCTGCCCTGGGGCGCCGCCTCACCGGGGCTCTTCAACGATGCCTTTACGATGCGGAAGAGCAGCTGAACCTTCCGAAGAACGTTCGCGGCATTTTGCAGGGCGCTATTCAGATTCACCGCGTGAGCGAAGTGCCCTTTGATTTTGATGCGCGCTTCTCCGCTACCGGCCGCCGCTATGTTTACCGCATCGCAGATGGTGCGGCGGACGGTCTTAACCCTCTGCACCGCACCTACACTTGGGCAGTACCTGAGCATCTGGATTGCGCTGATCTTAACGAATCGGCACAGCAGCTACTCGGTCTGCGTGATTTCCTCTCTTTCTGCAAGCCGCGTGAAGGGGCGACTACGATTCGTGAACTGCGAGAACTCAGCTTTACCCGCATAGAAAGCGGTCTGATTGAGGTGCGCGTGGTGGCTGACGCCTTCTGCCATCACATGGTGCGTTCGCTTGTGGGCGCGTTGGTGCTCTACGGTACAGGTAAGCGTGACGCCGCCTGGTTGCGTGAGCGGATCGAGAACCCTGGACGCGAGGCTTCGCTGACTTTGGCACCTCCGCATGCGCTCGCCCTGGCTGAGATT
- the rlmN gene encoding 23S rRNA (adenine(2503)-C(2))-methyltransferase RlmN — protein MSETLNSGEATAPAATKVPVEISNVRPAPGQIALKAPRRAKPPKHIADFDMAGRREFLKELGYQSFRASQLSKHYFERLVTDPAEMTDLPAKDREQMVAQAMPQLLTPVRTLEADGGDTLKVVHRLFDGALIESVIMRYDNRVTMCISSQAGCGMNCPFCATGQQGLTRNLSTAEIVEQVVAGARYLKQMKGLEEAEGGSEDTRPLRVSNIVFMGMGEALANYKATMGAVHRLIDPSPEGLGISARGLTMSTVGLVPGIRKFELEKLPITLALSLHAPDDELRDELIPINQRWKVDETLDAAYDYYRTTGRRVSIEYALIRDINDQGWRADLLGKKLAQRGRGWVHVNPIPLNPTPGSKWTASRKGVEQNFVERLRAHGIPTTIRDTRGSDIDGACGQLAAKED, from the coding sequence ATGAGCGAAACTCTCAATAGCGGCGAGGCAACCGCACCCGCTGCGACCAAGGTGCCGGTTGAAATCTCGAACGTTCGCCCCGCACCCGGCCAGATTGCCCTGAAAGCACCGCGCCGTGCGAAGCCGCCCAAGCATATCGCTGACTTCGACATGGCTGGCCGCCGTGAATTTCTGAAGGAACTTGGCTACCAGTCGTTCCGTGCATCCCAGCTGTCCAAGCACTATTTTGAGCGTCTGGTCACTGACCCCGCTGAGATGACTGACCTGCCGGCTAAGGACCGCGAGCAGATGGTTGCACAGGCGATGCCTCAGCTTCTGACCCCGGTCCGTACCCTCGAGGCTGACGGTGGCGACACCCTGAAGGTTGTGCACCGCCTCTTTGATGGTGCGCTCATTGAGTCTGTCATCATGCGTTATGACAACCGCGTGACCATGTGCATCTCTTCGCAGGCTGGCTGCGGTATGAACTGCCCCTTCTGTGCGACCGGTCAGCAGGGTTTGACTCGCAACCTGTCCACCGCGGAAATTGTGGAGCAGGTCGTTGCCGGTGCCCGCTACCTGAAGCAGATGAAGGGCCTGGAAGAAGCAGAAGGCGGTTCTGAGGATACTCGTCCGCTGCGTGTTTCCAATATTGTCTTCATGGGTATGGGCGAGGCGCTTGCTAACTACAAGGCAACCATGGGTGCTGTGCACCGCCTGATTGACCCTTCGCCCGAGGGCCTCGGTATTTCTGCTCGCGGTCTGACCATGTCGACCGTGGGCCTGGTGCCGGGTATTCGTAAGTTTGAGCTGGAGAAGCTGCCCATTACTTTGGCGCTGTCTCTGCACGCTCCGGATGATGAGCTGCGTGATGAGCTGATCCCGATTAACCAGCGCTGGAAGGTCGACGAGACTCTGGACGCTGCGTACGACTACTACCGTACGACCGGCCGCCGCGTCTCCATTGAGTACGCGCTGATTCGCGATATTAACGATCAGGGCTGGCGTGCGGATCTGCTCGGTAAGAAGCTGGCGCAGCGCGGCCGTGGTTGGGTGCACGTGAACCCGATTCCGCTGAACCCGACCCCGGGTTCGAAGTGGACGGCATCCCGTAAGGGCGTTGAGCAGAACTTTGTGGAGCGTCTGCGTGCCCACGGTATTCCGACGACTATTCGTGATACTCGCGGTTCCGATATTGATGGAGCATGCGGTCAGCTTGCCGCTAAGGAAGACTAA
- the rpsM gene encoding 30S ribosomal protein S13: MARLAGVDIPREKRVEVALTYIYGVGKTRAHETLAATGVNPDTRVKDLTDQELVALRDFIEGNYKVEGDLRREVAADIRRKVEIGSYQGLRHRRGLPVHGQRTKTNARTRKGPKRTVAGKKK; the protein is encoded by the coding sequence ATGGCACGTCTCGCTGGAGTTGATATTCCCCGCGAAAAGCGCGTGGAAGTTGCTCTCACTTACATCTACGGCGTGGGCAAGACCCGTGCACACGAAACCCTCGCTGCTACCGGCGTCAACCCTGACACCCGCGTCAAGGACCTGACCGACCAGGAGCTCGTGGCACTTCGTGACTTCATCGAAGGCAACTACAAGGTTGAAGGTGATCTTCGCCGCGAGGTTGCAGCTGACATCCGCCGTAAGGTTGAAATCGGTTCCTACCAGGGCCTGCGCCACCGCCGCGGCCTGCCGGTTCACGGTCAGCGCACCAAGACTAACGCACGTACCCGCAAGGGTCCGAAGCGTACCGTCGCAGGTAAGAAGAAGTAA
- a CDS encoding DNA-directed RNA polymerase subunit alpha produces the protein MLIAQRPTLTEEVVAPNRSRFTIEPLEPGFGYTMGNSLRRTLLSSIPGAAVTSVRIDGVLHEFSTVPGVTEDVTEIILNIKKLSISSENDEPVVAYLRKQGEGELTAGDIEVPAGVEIHNPELHLATLNASANFNAELVIERGRGYVTAAQNKVGDGEIGRIPVDSIYSPVLKVTFSVNATRVEQRTDFDSLTLDVETKEAIAPRDAVASAGSTLVELFGLARELNIAAEGIEVGPSPADESMAADLALPIEDLNMSVRSYNCLKREGIHTVGELVTRSEADLMDIRNFGAKSIDEVKAKLIELGLALKDSPPGFEPAARPLDDEDGSGE, from the coding sequence GTGCTTATTGCACAGCGCCCCACTCTGACTGAAGAGGTCGTAGCGCCCAACCGCTCGCGCTTCACTATCGAGCCTCTGGAGCCCGGTTTCGGCTACACCATGGGTAACTCCCTCCGCCGTACTCTGCTGTCCTCCATCCCCGGCGCCGCTGTTACCAGCGTCCGCATTGATGGCGTACTGCACGAGTTCAGCACCGTTCCCGGCGTGACCGAGGACGTCACTGAGATCATCTTGAACATCAAGAAGCTCTCCATCTCTTCTGAGAACGACGAGCCCGTCGTGGCCTACCTGCGCAAGCAGGGCGAAGGTGAACTGACCGCAGGCGACATCGAGGTTCCCGCTGGCGTGGAGATCCACAACCCGGAACTGCACCTGGCAACCCTGAACGCCTCGGCAAACTTCAACGCTGAGCTGGTTATCGAGCGCGGTCGCGGCTACGTGACTGCAGCTCAGAACAAGGTCGGCGATGGCGAGATTGGCCGTATCCCGGTTGACTCCATCTACTCCCCGGTTCTGAAGGTTACCTTCAGCGTGAACGCGACCCGTGTTGAGCAGCGCACCGACTTCGACAGCCTGACCCTGGACGTCGAAACCAAGGAAGCCATCGCACCGCGTGACGCCGTTGCTTCTGCAGGCAGCACCCTGGTCGAGCTCTTCGGCCTTGCACGTGAGCTGAACATTGCAGCTGAGGGTATCGAAGTTGGCCCGTCGCCCGCCGACGAGTCCATGGCCGCTGATTTGGCACTGCCGATCGAGGACCTGAACATGTCCGTCCGCTCCTACAACTGCCTCAAGCGCGAGGGCATCCACACCGTGGGTGAGCTCGTGACCCGCAGTGAAGCTGACCTGATGGATATCCGTAACTTCGGTGCTAAGTCCATTGACGAGGTCAAGGCAAAGCTCATCGAGCTCGGCCTGGCTTTGAAGGACTCCCCTCCCGGTTTCGAGCCTGCTGCACGCCCGCTTGATGACGAAGACGGTTCCGGCGAATAA
- the rpmJ gene encoding 50S ribosomal protein L36 has translation MKVKPSVKPICDKCKVIRRHGVVMVICENPRHKQRQG, from the coding sequence ATGAAGGTCAAGCCGAGCGTTAAGCCGATCTGCGATAAGTGCAAGGTGATCCGCCGTCACGGTGTGGTCATGGTGATCTGCGAAAACCCGCGCCACAAGCAGCGCCAGGGCTAA